A window of Marinobacter salarius contains these coding sequences:
- a CDS encoding DUF6160 family protein: MTRRNARKRLKPFKPALRRFFTLSLTASLSLPVMADFRPLDDSTLGNVTGQTGVTIEMETKIEMDRLSWTDEGSLNVNGIRLSGQNDTVLDNLKLTLDIAGQDEVLEYGFSEIARRADAGLLDVSNPDVADALARYAVGGGYGKQFDSGDLVIHLGATDYGDPTSLDDYLQAVDFELAVDSVEATGSGGTASLFSNIMLQGYIGPTDLVIRNQGNNTRTLANGNVVSGSELQLDTHFEITDGSLDWDAADLILLFNFAAVGIEGLQIHNRRGDDTLGHFGMASATAKLSRGTSAASGKEGLSIHEVDFRADIDMPVFKVGGTSIGSVQFTDFAIKNTTMMVYGH, encoded by the coding sequence ATGACACGTCGAAACGCCCGCAAGCGCCTGAAACCATTCAAACCTGCCCTGCGCAGGTTCTTTACCCTGAGCCTGACCGCCAGTCTGTCGTTGCCGGTGATGGCCGACTTCCGTCCACTGGACGACAGTACCCTGGGCAACGTCACTGGCCAGACAGGCGTCACCATCGAGATGGAAACCAAGATTGAGATGGACCGCCTGAGCTGGACGGATGAAGGCTCGCTGAACGTTAATGGCATTCGCCTGTCCGGTCAGAACGACACAGTGCTGGACAACCTCAAGCTGACGCTGGACATTGCTGGCCAGGACGAGGTGCTTGAATACGGCTTCTCTGAGATTGCCCGGCGCGCCGACGCTGGCCTTCTGGATGTCTCCAATCCGGATGTGGCCGATGCCCTCGCCCGCTATGCCGTGGGTGGTGGTTACGGCAAACAGTTCGACAGCGGTGATCTGGTGATTCACCTGGGGGCCACCGATTACGGCGACCCGACCAGCCTGGACGATTACCTGCAGGCCGTGGATTTCGAGTTGGCGGTGGACAGTGTCGAAGCAACAGGGTCTGGCGGTACTGCCAGTTTGTTCTCCAACATCATGCTGCAAGGTTATATCGGCCCTACTGATCTGGTGATTCGAAACCAGGGTAACAACACCCGTACGCTGGCCAATGGCAACGTCGTTTCAGGCTCAGAGTTGCAACTGGATACCCATTTTGAGATCACCGACGGTAGCCTGGACTGGGACGCCGCCGATTTGATTCTGCTGTTCAACTTCGCTGCCGTTGGTATTGAAGGGCTGCAGATTCACAACCGCCGGGGCGATGACACCCTGGGCCACTTTGGCATGGCGAGTGCCACGGCGAAGCTCTCCCGCGGCACCAGCGCCGCTTCTGGCAAAGAAGGCCTTTCCATCCATGAGGTGGATTTCCGGGCAGACATCGATATGCCGGTGTTCAAAGTCGGTGGCACCAGTATCGGCTCCGTACAGTTCACGGATTTTGCCATTAAAAACACCACCATGATGGTGTATGGCCACTAG
- a CDS encoding NAD(P)H-dependent flavin oxidoreductase: protein MALPESLKTSLSLPLVAAPMFLISGPEMALACCKQGIVGSFPALNQRTSEGFEEWVIQMNEGLKDFRETHPDQTAAPYAVNLIVHRTNPRWEADLDLCVKHQVPIVITSLGAATKVTEAVHSYGGLVFHDVTNQKHARKAAEAGVDGIIAVSAGAGGHAGIINPFVLVHEIREVFEGVILLAGGLSKGEDILAAQAMGADLCYLGTRFINTTESRAEAAYQNMIIEAVSGDIIHTPAVSGIPANFMRQSLEAAGYPMDKLNQAGELNYGDKLKPVDDEAKAWKTVWSAGQGVSQITDVVSVSDLVGRIGDEYRRARARLCE, encoded by the coding sequence ATGGCCTTACCTGAATCCCTGAAGACATCGCTGAGTCTCCCGCTGGTGGCGGCACCCATGTTCCTGATCTCCGGCCCGGAGATGGCGCTGGCCTGCTGCAAGCAGGGCATTGTTGGCAGCTTCCCGGCCCTGAACCAGCGCACCAGCGAAGGCTTCGAGGAATGGGTGATTCAGATGAACGAAGGCCTGAAAGACTTTCGGGAAACCCATCCGGACCAAACAGCCGCGCCTTACGCCGTGAACCTCATCGTTCATCGCACGAACCCGCGCTGGGAGGCCGATCTGGACCTGTGCGTGAAACACCAGGTGCCCATAGTGATCACCTCACTGGGAGCCGCCACCAAAGTGACCGAAGCGGTGCACAGTTACGGCGGCCTGGTATTCCACGATGTCACCAACCAGAAACACGCCCGCAAAGCAGCCGAAGCAGGTGTGGATGGCATTATCGCGGTGTCTGCCGGTGCGGGCGGACACGCCGGCATCATTAATCCGTTCGTGCTGGTGCACGAAATCCGAGAGGTATTCGAGGGCGTGATCCTGCTTGCCGGCGGGCTTTCCAAAGGCGAAGATATTCTGGCCGCCCAGGCGATGGGCGCTGACCTTTGCTATCTGGGCACGCGATTTATCAATACCACGGAATCGCGGGCGGAAGCGGCCTACCAGAACATGATCATCGAAGCGGTATCGGGCGATATCATCCACACGCCGGCGGTGTCAGGGATTCCCGCAAACTTTATGCGTCAGAGTCTGGAAGCCGCCGGCTACCCCATGGATAAACTGAACCAGGCCGGTGAGCTGAATTACGGCGATAAGCTCAAGCCCGTGGACGACGAAGCCAAAGCCTGGAAAACCGTCTGGTCCGCCGGCCAGGGCGTCAGCCAGATCACCGACGTTGTATCGGTCAGCGATCTTGTCGGGCGAATTGGTGATGAATATCGACGTGCCCGTGCGCGGCTCTGTGAGTAG
- a CDS encoding lysylphosphatidylglycerol synthase transmembrane domain-containing protein, translating to MTNIPDQDYQQRASWRRLTVFSLIFIAMTAAGLYAVYDQFAGRSVTFDTRLVSPQALASIIGLLVVYFASDGLRLHFTLRALGHRLPFPAIFRLVFINLFFSNVTPMATGGGFAQIWYLQHHGVPVGRATAATTIRTVIAVIFIFSLTPVFLLTLSALDNQPLVGELGPVLAVLILLYLGFFMVVLFRTHWLIAPLARLLSSLHRFHLISERRHRRWQFKAKREMMRFSHSFGDYLRGPKRFVALSVLFTFVFLLSLFSFPALLISTLDYEVDYLVSTGLLVVTTFVMYFSPTPGASGISEGVFGSFFRDILTANHLVLVTISWRFITIYLGMLVGLVILQRELVRSRKASE from the coding sequence ATGACCAACATCCCGGATCAAGATTATCAGCAGCGCGCGTCCTGGCGCAGGCTTACTGTTTTCAGCCTGATATTTATCGCCATGACCGCCGCAGGGCTCTACGCGGTTTACGACCAGTTTGCCGGGCGCAGCGTAACCTTCGACACGCGCCTGGTCTCGCCACAAGCGCTCGCCTCCATCATTGGCCTGTTGGTCGTTTATTTCGCATCTGACGGCCTGCGGCTGCATTTCACCCTGCGGGCGCTGGGGCACCGCTTGCCCTTCCCGGCGATTTTCCGGCTGGTGTTCATCAACCTGTTTTTCTCCAATGTGACGCCCATGGCCACCGGGGGCGGCTTTGCGCAGATCTGGTATCTCCAGCATCATGGCGTGCCGGTGGGCCGCGCCACGGCGGCCACCACCATCCGCACCGTGATCGCGGTGATCTTTATCTTTTCCCTCACACCGGTATTCCTGCTCACGCTCAGCGCTCTGGATAATCAACCCCTGGTCGGTGAACTGGGGCCGGTGCTCGCCGTGCTGATCCTCCTGTACCTCGGCTTTTTCATGGTGGTGCTGTTCCGCACCCATTGGCTGATTGCACCCTTGGCCCGGCTTTTGAGCTCACTGCACCGGTTTCACCTGATCAGTGAACGCCGGCATCGACGCTGGCAGTTCAAGGCCAAGCGGGAGATGATGCGATTCTCCCACAGCTTTGGCGACTACCTCAGGGGCCCCAAACGGTTCGTTGCGCTGTCGGTGCTGTTCACCTTTGTGTTCCTGCTCAGTCTCTTCAGTTTTCCAGCGTTGCTGATCTCAACCCTGGATTACGAGGTAGACTACCTCGTGAGCACGGGACTGCTGGTGGTCACAACTTTTGTGATGTACTTTTCACCCACACCCGGTGCGTCTGGCATTTCGGAAGGGGTGTTCGGCAGTTTCTTCCGGGACATACTCACAGCCAACCACCTGGTGCTGGTAACCATCAGTTGGCGATTCATCACCATCTACCTAGGCATGTTGGTCGGCCTGGTGATACTGCAACGGGAACTGGTGAGAAGCAGGAAGGCATCCGAATGA
- a CDS encoding YdiY family protein has product MQFRATLAIITLTVSPTMVVGAEFDNWEGEGEAGVLVTSGNTEETNINGRLGLLHEVSEWRNTGDFRSYYSETDDTTTAEKYSAEVQSDYKFEGSQYLFVRGAYEDDRFSGYDFQSSLTTGYGNRVWQRGKRSFLDLSVGGGYRFNRLEEPEADGNQEEEEAIARLAGKFDYALSETALFRQKLSAEIGLSENNTISESETSIQATVVGNLSMKAAYLVQYVSDEPEGSEDTDTQVSVSLLYGF; this is encoded by the coding sequence ATGCAGTTCAGAGCAACCCTGGCGATCATTACTCTGACGGTATCGCCGACGATGGTCGTTGGCGCTGAGTTTGACAATTGGGAAGGTGAAGGGGAAGCGGGTGTGCTTGTCACGTCCGGCAACACCGAGGAGACCAATATCAACGGCCGTCTGGGCCTACTCCACGAAGTTTCAGAGTGGCGGAATACCGGTGATTTTCGTTCATATTATTCCGAAACCGATGACACCACAACGGCTGAAAAATACAGCGCTGAAGTGCAGTCTGATTACAAGTTCGAGGGCAGCCAATACCTGTTCGTACGCGGAGCGTATGAAGACGACCGTTTTTCCGGGTATGACTTCCAGTCCTCGTTGACCACCGGTTACGGTAACCGGGTCTGGCAACGTGGCAAGCGCTCTTTTCTTGATCTGTCTGTCGGTGGCGGTTATCGGTTTAACAGGCTCGAGGAACCGGAAGCAGACGGCAATCAAGAGGAGGAAGAAGCCATCGCGCGCTTGGCAGGAAAGTTCGACTACGCCCTCTCTGAGACTGCGTTGTTTCGTCAGAAGCTGAGTGCCGAAATCGGCTTGTCGGAGAACAACACCATCAGTGAGTCGGAAACATCCATACAGGCAACGGTTGTGGGTAACCTGTCAATGAAGGCTGCGTATCTGGTTCAGTATGTTTCAGATGAGCCTGAGGGCTCCGAAGACACCGATACTCAGGTGTCCGTGTCACTGCTCTACGGATTCTGA
- a CDS encoding DsbA family protein — protein sequence MGEAKRRKETGAPPPNRKKDRKSLYIGISVIVLVFVAVGVFFLTASPAPTSDELPVAGPNADPFPAQLDRFGVSVGDEDAPVVVREFADYQCPACARFSDASQQLKQEYVESGKVRFVYFDLPLQQHDNAMPAAQAARCAGDQDGYWAMHDKLFDMQTEWSGSSSPVDTFSRYAEDLGLDDRRFSRCMTTDLHVEEIEQSRRVAMQLRVTSTPTVLVDNIRLTRPGWGQLSAMVERELAGSQR from the coding sequence ATGGGCGAGGCAAAAAGAAGAAAAGAGACCGGCGCACCGCCGCCCAACAGGAAGAAAGATCGTAAGTCGCTGTATATCGGCATCAGTGTCATCGTTCTTGTTTTTGTTGCGGTGGGCGTATTTTTCCTGACCGCGAGCCCGGCCCCCACCTCGGATGAGTTGCCGGTTGCCGGCCCCAATGCCGACCCGTTTCCTGCCCAACTGGATCGCTTCGGCGTCTCCGTTGGTGACGAAGACGCACCCGTGGTGGTGCGGGAGTTCGCAGACTACCAGTGCCCCGCCTGCGCGCGTTTTTCGGACGCCAGCCAGCAGTTGAAACAGGAATACGTGGAGTCCGGCAAGGTGCGGTTTGTGTACTTTGATCTGCCACTCCAGCAGCACGACAACGCCATGCCAGCGGCACAGGCCGCTCGTTGCGCGGGTGACCAGGATGGCTACTGGGCCATGCACGACAAGTTGTTCGACATGCAGACCGAATGGAGCGGTTCCAGCAGCCCGGTTGATACCTTTAGCCGCTACGCCGAGGATCTGGGGCTTGATGACCGCCGTTTCAGTCGGTGTATGACCACGGATCTCCACGTCGAAGAAATCGAGCAGAGTCGTCGAGTGGCCATGCAGCTTCGCGTTACCAGTACCCCAACCGTGTTGGTGGACAATATCCGCCTGACCCGCCCCGGATGGGGGCAGTTGTCGGCGATGGTTGAGCGGGAGCTGGCCGGTTCCCAGCGATAA
- a CDS encoding rhodanese-related sulfurtransferase produces MSQDVVVCALYKFAVLNDYKALRQPLLDLMLEKEVHGTLLLAREGINGTIAGSREGVDAIRDWLEADQRFEGIDYKESFVDIQPFKRTKVKLKKEIVTMGVEGIDPKRIVGTYVDPKEWNDLISDPDVLVVDTRNQYEVEIGTFENARNPATDTFREFPEYVKENLDPSKHKKVAMFCTGGIRCEKSTAFLKEQGFDEVYHLKGGILRYLEEVPESQSLWQGECFVFDDRVTVNHKLERGEFDQCHACRRPITEEDKQRPEYEPGVSCHRCIDSLTAEQKARFAERERQMRLAERRGEAHVGGAAARIVAERKARKKAEREQQARKSAMGERCAKS; encoded by the coding sequence ATGAGCCAGGATGTTGTTGTCTGCGCGCTTTATAAGTTCGCAGTTCTGAATGATTACAAAGCCCTTCGTCAGCCATTGCTGGACCTGATGTTGGAGAAAGAGGTGCACGGCACATTGCTGCTGGCTCGTGAGGGCATTAACGGCACCATAGCCGGCAGCCGTGAAGGTGTGGATGCCATTCGCGACTGGTTGGAGGCTGACCAGCGGTTCGAGGGCATCGACTACAAAGAATCGTTCGTCGACATCCAGCCCTTCAAGCGAACCAAAGTGAAGCTCAAGAAAGAGATCGTCACCATGGGAGTGGAGGGCATTGACCCGAAACGGATCGTGGGTACTTATGTGGATCCCAAAGAGTGGAATGATCTTATTTCAGATCCGGACGTATTGGTGGTAGACACACGCAACCAATATGAAGTGGAGATCGGCACCTTTGAGAATGCCAGAAACCCGGCCACAGATACGTTTCGTGAGTTTCCGGAGTATGTGAAAGAGAACCTGGACCCTTCGAAGCACAAGAAGGTCGCCATGTTCTGTACCGGTGGTATCCGCTGTGAGAAATCCACGGCGTTCCTGAAGGAGCAGGGGTTTGATGAGGTCTACCACCTGAAGGGCGGTATTCTCCGGTACCTCGAGGAAGTCCCGGAATCACAAAGCCTGTGGCAAGGGGAGTGCTTTGTATTTGATGACCGAGTAACGGTGAACCACAAGCTGGAACGGGGTGAGTTCGATCAGTGTCACGCCTGCCGCCGGCCGATCACCGAGGAAGACAAACAGCGCCCGGAGTATGAGCCGGGCGTGAGTTGCCACCGTTGCATCGATTCGTTGACGGCGGAGCAGAAAGCCCGTTTTGCCGAGCGTGAGCGGCAAATGCGGTTGGCAGAACGGCGCGGCGAAGCCCATGTAGGTGGCGCAGCGGCGCGCATTGTAGCGGAGCGTAAAGCCCGGAAAAAGGCGGAGCGGGAACAGCAGGCCCGCAAGAGCGCCATGGGAGAGCGTTGCGCAAAATCCTGA
- a CDS encoding YbgA family protein, with product MTGIPVGISTCLLGKEVRHDGGHKHSRFCTQVLSRHFEFRSICPELEAGLGVPRPAIHLREYHDGLKLIETKGTADHTDAMQGFIDQVLPTLADLRGYILMAKSPSCGMERIKVHNEDGNVTRRDGRGLFAEALIRRYPLMPVEEEGRLNDDMLRENFIERVFAYDDWMQNVAGDNLTARALIEFHTRHKFQLLAHSEKIYRQLGPMLGDLKSEPLKDIADRYISSFMEAMTQRVSRGSHVNAMQHLMGYLRDAMADEDRQVLMEQIDAYHRGEVPLVVPMTLLRMAQRREPVDYLSSQKYLTPYPDELGLRNRV from the coding sequence GTGACAGGTATTCCCGTTGGCATCAGCACCTGCCTGCTGGGCAAGGAAGTCCGCCATGATGGCGGCCACAAGCATTCCCGCTTCTGCACCCAGGTACTTTCCCGCCATTTCGAGTTTCGTTCCATCTGCCCGGAGCTGGAAGCGGGCCTCGGTGTGCCCCGGCCCGCCATTCACCTGCGTGAATATCACGACGGCCTGAAGCTGATCGAAACCAAAGGCACGGCGGACCATACGGATGCCATGCAGGGATTTATCGACCAGGTTCTACCGACTCTGGCGGATTTGCGGGGCTACATCCTGATGGCCAAGTCTCCCAGCTGCGGCATGGAGCGCATCAAGGTGCACAATGAAGACGGCAATGTCACCCGCAGGGATGGCCGGGGCCTGTTTGCCGAGGCACTGATTCGTCGCTACCCGCTGATGCCGGTGGAAGAAGAGGGCCGTCTGAACGACGACATGCTGAGGGAAAACTTTATAGAGCGGGTATTTGCCTACGATGACTGGATGCAGAACGTGGCTGGCGACAACCTCACCGCCCGTGCATTGATCGAGTTCCATACCCGCCACAAGTTCCAGCTACTGGCTCATTCCGAGAAGATCTATCGGCAGTTGGGGCCGATGCTCGGCGACCTGAAATCAGAACCGTTGAAAGACATTGCTGACCGATACATCTCGTCGTTCATGGAAGCGATGACCCAGCGCGTCAGCCGGGGTTCCCACGTGAACGCCATGCAGCACCTGATGGGCTATCTGCGGGATGCCATGGCAGACGAAGACCGGCAGGTACTGATGGAGCAGATAGACGCCTACCACCGGGGCGAGGTGCCCTTGGTGGTGCCCATGACGTTGCTACGGATGGCCCAGCGGCGGGAGCCGGTGGACTATCTCAGCAGCCAGAAATACCTGACCCCCTACCCGGATGAGCTGGGGCTCAGGAATCGAGTATAA
- a CDS encoding HAMP domain-containing methyl-accepting chemotaxis protein, with amino-acid sequence MPPRFLKALVTSRLLRPVFLILIVAGVVQVAMSQWLISNQVNSLVETAGSALEASSREVSASFGDTREDVRNRLQLMQQRTTEELAGELTRQQTAQQERVANNVRSAVMSEAQGLAEVLAAVAAPLIWDRDVPRLTDLIELADARESVLFAIYYDQYGERLTRYVDRTDDRVRTLMEQGEGRGAANKVLDAASRDPNVVIITADIKPQGTAIGQLKMGLSLEGINRDLAALEEEFSETITGSIDALRQTLEAETGEVNQRLQQQLATMGEDTQARIDSTVEALDREADSLSSNLSFLAIGSVVVLIVLVAAVLGGGLLPRVLRLSSAIWQIADGEADLTRRVSLKGRDELTEMARGMNQFIARIQELVSDVKSSAESAADRAREQGQISRDAVSAVNRQQQEVAEVSETMSAMSGSIAEVADSVQEIAGSVQNVNAESEATASISRDVRGRLDQVVANVEQAVAAVNELNSQSTEIDSVLSVIGAIAEQTNLLALNAAIEAARAGESGRGFAVVADEVRTLASRTQESTTEIQGIIDRLQRGSRQTVTVIDQVSGQVAESSAEFRRADEHFDQINQMLGSLQKRALEISAVAEEQSRNAGEVSVSVTDIARLSGETVDAIERSDQASGQIGELLDTLQGKASQFRV; translated from the coding sequence ATGCCCCCTCGTTTTCTGAAGGCACTGGTAACCAGCCGCTTGCTGCGACCTGTTTTCCTGATCCTGATTGTTGCTGGCGTGGTGCAGGTGGCCATGAGCCAATGGCTGATTTCCAACCAGGTGAACAGCCTGGTCGAGACCGCCGGTTCCGCTCTTGAGGCCAGTAGTCGGGAAGTCAGTGCGTCGTTTGGTGACACGCGCGAAGACGTCCGTAATCGCCTGCAGCTCATGCAGCAGAGGACCACGGAAGAGTTGGCGGGTGAATTGACGCGTCAGCAGACGGCACAACAGGAGCGGGTGGCGAACAACGTTCGGTCAGCGGTCATGTCTGAAGCGCAGGGGCTGGCGGAGGTACTGGCGGCGGTCGCTGCGCCACTGATCTGGGATCGGGACGTGCCGCGGTTGACGGATCTTATTGAGCTGGCGGATGCCCGGGAGTCGGTTCTTTTTGCGATTTATTACGATCAATATGGGGAAAGGCTGACCCGTTATGTTGATCGCACGGATGATCGCGTACGCACCTTAATGGAGCAGGGGGAAGGCCGTGGTGCAGCAAACAAAGTTCTGGATGCGGCAAGTCGCGATCCCAATGTGGTTATTATCACCGCCGATATAAAACCCCAGGGCACGGCGATTGGTCAGCTGAAAATGGGGCTCTCACTGGAAGGGATCAACCGTGACCTCGCTGCCCTGGAAGAAGAATTCAGTGAGACCATCACCGGCAGTATCGACGCGCTGCGCCAGACTTTGGAGGCTGAGACCGGAGAGGTCAACCAGCGCCTGCAGCAACAGCTTGCCACCATGGGTGAAGACACGCAGGCACGTATTGATAGCACCGTGGAGGCACTGGATCGTGAGGCAGATAGCCTTTCCTCCAATCTCTCATTCCTTGCCATCGGTTCCGTGGTTGTGCTGATCGTTCTGGTGGCGGCCGTGCTCGGCGGCGGTCTTCTTCCCCGTGTGCTCCGGTTGAGTTCGGCCATCTGGCAGATAGCCGACGGTGAGGCCGATCTGACTCGACGGGTATCCCTCAAGGGCCGCGACGAACTGACGGAAATGGCACGGGGCATGAATCAGTTCATCGCCCGCATCCAGGAGCTGGTGTCAGACGTGAAGTCTTCTGCCGAATCAGCTGCCGACAGGGCCCGTGAGCAGGGACAGATCAGCCGCGATGCGGTATCGGCCGTTAATCGCCAGCAGCAGGAAGTGGCGGAGGTGTCGGAGACCATGTCGGCAATGTCGGGCAGCATTGCCGAAGTGGCTGACAGCGTCCAGGAAATAGCCGGTTCCGTCCAGAACGTAAACGCGGAGAGTGAGGCAACGGCATCGATTTCCCGTGATGTAAGAGGGCGTCTGGATCAGGTTGTTGCTAACGTGGAGCAGGCCGTCGCGGCGGTCAATGAGCTGAACAGCCAGAGTACGGAAATTGATTCCGTGCTCTCGGTAATCGGAGCTATTGCTGAGCAGACCAACCTGTTGGCGCTTAACGCTGCCATTGAAGCGGCGAGGGCGGGCGAATCCGGGCGCGGCTTTGCGGTCGTGGCCGATGAAGTGCGTACCCTGGCCAGCCGCACCCAGGAATCCACCACGGAAATTCAGGGCATTATTGATCGCCTTCAGCGGGGCAGCCGCCAGACCGTGACCGTGATTGATCAGGTTTCGGGGCAGGTGGCGGAATCGTCCGCCGAATTCCGTCGCGCCGACGAGCACTTCGACCAGATCAACCAAATGCTGGGTAGTTTGCAGAAACGCGCGCTTGAGATTTCGGCGGTTGCGGAAGAGCAGAGCAGGAATGCGGGGGAAGTCAGCGTCAGCGTGACGGACATTGCCCGCCTGTCCGGTGAAACCGTTGACGCCATTGAGCGCTCAGATCAGGCCAGCGGGCAGATCGGGGAACTACTGGACACCCTGCAGGGCAAGGCATCCCAGTTCCGGGTATAA
- a CDS encoding glycosyltransferase — MKRRHPLKVLFYISLTIVVLLIGYKAYLNLFEPDFEALHTEQVARIHDMLSDDGGFSFAVVGNINNSVGVFEERMIPALNQSGVDFMVSAGNAVSGGGEDKYRAIQGTLSHLEIPYLLTFGENEYENFGSYRFYDHFGPHFFSIKAGGARLIFLDSTSKTPWQWQIRWLNDLLSQEPNRLRFLFIGHPLLHPDQEAPFEQDDDFLQPPEFRTALLDAIDRHDVDMVFSANLSLYADQVEGDTRFITTGGAGGLVLNNDTSFYHYVRIDVNDDGEISHSMARLEARQHPVLSTLESLWFFIYSLFYVGYINFILLVAVFVLISTKLYSAIFVAKDYYPDYDLDPQPWLSKPLRVAMFTNNYLPFIGGVPISIARLRKGLETLGDIILIVCPRYRDQPTEETDVVRVPSLLAMGEKREFRLANVFLARIRRQVRAFKPDIIHIHHPIWLGSLGLFVARRLKVPAVYTYHTRLEHYAHFVPLPGNLFRNLISHELIKRFANKCDGVIVPTDSTEEYLRMIGVKSPTFVQPTGIEYQTFQEVDDGDVRKLRDSLGISDETVFVSVSRLSNEKNIDFMINAIEELRRRTDRPFRFLMIGEGHQHERLQQRIDELGLQDCFTLVGSIPPDDMATWYHLGDAFLFASKSETQGMVILEAMAAGLPVVAVRSSGIEDVVRHGYNGFKTPEKQDQWCERVQQLLEDDALRQELADHALAFAADYSVEQFARDMREIYALTLARSASR, encoded by the coding sequence ATGAAGCGACGTCACCCATTAAAAGTGCTGTTCTACATCAGCCTGACGATCGTTGTACTGCTGATCGGGTACAAGGCCTACCTGAACCTGTTCGAGCCGGATTTCGAGGCCCTGCACACGGAACAGGTCGCCCGCATCCACGACATGCTCTCCGATGACGGCGGTTTCAGTTTCGCGGTCGTGGGCAATATCAATAATTCCGTGGGCGTGTTCGAGGAACGCATGATACCGGCCCTCAACCAGTCCGGCGTGGATTTTATGGTGTCCGCCGGTAACGCGGTGAGTGGCGGCGGCGAAGACAAGTACCGGGCCATCCAGGGCACACTCTCCCATCTGGAGATTCCCTACCTGCTGACCTTCGGTGAGAATGAGTACGAGAACTTTGGCAGTTACCGGTTTTACGACCACTTCGGCCCTCACTTCTTCAGCATCAAGGCCGGCGGCGCCCGTCTGATCTTCCTCGACAGCACTAGCAAGACGCCCTGGCAATGGCAGATCCGCTGGCTGAATGACCTGTTAAGCCAGGAACCCAACCGGCTGCGCTTTCTCTTCATCGGTCACCCGCTGCTCCACCCGGATCAGGAAGCCCCTTTCGAGCAGGATGATGATTTCCTGCAACCCCCGGAATTCAGAACGGCCTTGCTGGACGCCATCGACCGCCATGATGTTGATATGGTGTTCTCCGCCAACCTCTCGCTGTATGCCGATCAGGTCGAGGGTGATACACGCTTCATCACCACCGGCGGAGCGGGCGGGCTGGTGCTGAACAACGACACCAGCTTCTACCACTATGTCCGCATCGACGTGAACGACGACGGCGAAATCAGCCATTCGATGGCGCGCCTGGAGGCGAGACAGCACCCTGTATTGAGCACGCTGGAATCGCTCTGGTTCTTTATCTATTCCCTGTTCTATGTGGGCTACATCAACTTCATCCTGCTGGTGGCGGTGTTCGTACTGATCAGCACCAAGCTGTACAGCGCCATTTTCGTGGCGAAGGACTACTACCCGGACTACGATCTGGACCCCCAGCCCTGGCTGTCGAAACCCTTGCGGGTAGCCATGTTCACCAACAACTACCTGCCGTTCATTGGCGGCGTGCCCATCTCCATCGCACGCCTGCGCAAAGGCCTGGAAACCCTGGGGGACATCATCCTCATCGTTTGCCCCCGCTATCGCGACCAACCGACCGAGGAAACCGACGTGGTGCGGGTGCCGTCCCTGCTGGCTATGGGGGAGAAACGGGAGTTCCGCCTTGCCAACGTCTTCCTGGCAAGGATCCGCCGACAGGTGAGAGCGTTCAAACCCGACATCATCCACATTCACCACCCCATCTGGCTGGGCTCGCTGGGGCTGTTCGTGGCCCGGCGCCTGAAAGTACCGGCGGTGTACACCTACCACACCCGACTTGAGCACTACGCCCACTTCGTGCCGCTGCCGGGCAATCTGTTCCGCAACCTGATCTCCCACGAGCTGATCAAACGCTTCGCCAACAAATGCGATGGTGTGATTGTGCCCACCGACTCCACCGAGGAGTACCTGCGGATGATCGGCGTGAAAAGCCCCACATTCGTGCAGCCTACGGGCATTGAGTACCAGACATTTCAGGAAGTGGACGACGGTGATGTTCGCAAACTGCGGGACTCCCTGGGCATCAGCGATGAGACCGTGTTTGTCAGCGTCTCGCGACTGTCCAACGAGAAGAACATTGATTTCATGATCAATGCCATTGAGGAGCTTCGCCGGCGCACAGACCGCCCTTTCCGATTCCTGATGATTGGTGAAGGACACCAGCACGAACGACTGCAGCAGCGGATTGATGAGCTGGGACTTCAGGACTGTTTTACACTCGTCGGCTCCATCCCGCCGGACGATATGGCCACCTGGTATCACCTGGGCGACGCGTTCCTGTTTGCTTCCAAATCCGAAACCCAGGGCATGGTGATCCTGGAGGCCATGGCAGCCGGGTTACCGGTGGTGGCGGTGCGTTCCAGTGGCATCGAGGACGTGGTGCGCCATGGCTACAACGGCTTCAAAACGCCGGAAAAACAGGACCAGTGGTGTGAGCGAGTGCAACAGCTGCTGGAAGACGATGCCTTGCGTCAGGAACTGGCCGATCACGCACTGGCGTTCGCGGCGGACTATTCCGTTGAGCAGTTTGCCCGGGACATGCGGGAAATCTACGCCCTGACGCTGGCGCGATCAGCCTCTCGCTGA